In one window of Macrobrachium rosenbergii isolate ZJJX-2024 chromosome 27, ASM4041242v1, whole genome shotgun sequence DNA:
- the LOC136853294 gene encoding probable glutamate receptor, with product MNQPPTRSKKDVGERARLVWMWATGTSARNIAKQTGISVTTIYRWIRRWRNEGTLDNKRDTKIYRGADSTFLRMFASIYLDSPFILWPTKLVVATRLPLQELRRLHFAAAVTNSVIVTQEEPQNEGLPDGAELMAAGEEYPPHCKLQEIPATNTTPERLEFSGPMLITLEILARSMNFTYSMVRPPDRSWGYQEPDGSWVGMVGMVLRKEVDMALGPFGINPLRKSVVDFTRTMLVDYVRIAAKQGKSEVDPWGFIMPLTPSVWAGVLVSLTVIMAIVAILSHLVPLEEDSSEQDNLAYIRVFLGQDVFITSGPWWTRFMIFTWMLATLILTRSYGGNLMSLLAVRYIPQPLQSLRKVLDDPSIIMVWEGNTEYTQYIMSVTSGIFHEVAESEKRGRMEYTTGSDYGITLENLVAKGDHVLIIEDLSLRMLLAEHFSKSGTCEFYMSSELFLPSAMAMITQKNSPIGPAMDERIKALTESGLYTYWINNAVPNSTSCSNPPSRITVESTLKIANIWGMFVMLGGGFLVSGVALGLEMIFYKVFSSELQKI from the exons ATGAATCAGCCTCCCACAAGATCCAAAAAGGACGTCGGAGAGAGAGCCAGACTCGTTTGGATGTGGGCTACGGGGACATCAGCTCGCAACATTGCAAAGCAGACTGGCATCAGTGTTACCACAATCTACAGATGGATAAGACGATGGAGAAACGAAGGAACTCTGGACAATAAAAGAGACACTAAGATTTACCGAGG CGCTGATTCGACATTCCTGCGAATGTTCGCGAGCATATATCTAGACAGCCCTTTCATTCTCTGGCCAACGAAGCTAGTCGTCGCTACCAGGTTACCACTGCAGGAACTCAGGAGGCTCCACTTTGCTGCGGCAGTTACAAATAGCGTCATCGTCACTCAAGAGGAACCCCAAAACGAAGG ACTTCCCGACGGTGCGGAGCTCATGGCTGCCGGAGAAGAATATCCTCCCCACTGCAAGTTACAAGAAATTCCAGCAACAAATACAACCCCAGAACGACTGGAATTCTCAGGTCCTATGTTAATTACGCTCGAAATTCTGGCGAGGAGCATGAATTTCAC GTACAGTATGGTTAGGCCTCCTGATAGATCGTGGGGTTACCAGGAACCTGACGGCTCCTGGGTAGGAATGGTTGGAATGGTTCTAAGAAAG GAGGTGGACATGGCCCTCGGCCCCTTCGGAATCAATCCGCTGAGGAAGAGCGTGGTTGATTTCACAAGAACCATGCTGGTCGACTATGTGAGGATCGCTGCAAAGCAAGGCAAGTCGGAAGTTGACCCCTGGGGCTTTATAATGCCCTTGACCCCGTCGGTTTGGGCAGGAGTGCTCGTGTCTCTGACTGTTATCATGGCAATCGTTGCGATTCTTTCTCACCTGGTCCCACTTGAAGAAGACTCCTCCGAGCAAGACAATCTCGCTTATATACGCGTTTTCTTAGGGCAAG ATGTCTTCATAACCTCTGGCCCGTGGTGGACACGCTTCATGATCTTCACTTGGATGCTGGCGACGCTGATCCTTACGAGAAGCTACGGGGGGAATCTGATGTCACTTTTGGCGGTTAGATACATTCCTCAGCCTCTCCAGTCCCTCAGGAAGGTGCTGGATGACCCCTCCATCATTATGGTGTGGGAGGGTAACACCGAATACACCCAGTACATAATG AGCGTCACCTCTGGTATATTCCACGAGGTAGCAGAATCGGAAAAGCGCGGCCGCATGGAGTACACGACAGGAAGTGACTATGGAATCACCCTGGAAAACTTGGTTGCAAAGGGGGACCATGTGCTGATTATTGAAGACCTCTCTCTGAGGATGCTCCTGGCCGAGCATTTCTCTAAATCAG GTACTTGTGAATTTTACATGTCAAGTGAACTATTCCTGCCCTCTGCGATGGCTATGATAACGCAGAAGAATAGCCCCATAGGACCCGCCATGGATGAAAG GATAAAGGCCTTAACAGAGAGCGGCCTGTACACTTACTGGATTAACAATGCTGTTCCTAATTCTACATCATGCAGTAATCCCCCGAGTAGGATTACTGTAGAATCAACCctaaaaatagcaaatatatgG ggaATGTTTGTGATGCTCGGAGGTGGATTCCTCGTGAGCGGCGTTGCTCTGGGCCTTGAAATGAtcttttataaagtattttcatcAGAGCTTCAAAAGATATGA
- the LOC136853295 gene encoding proline-rich proteoglycan 2-like has protein sequence MDQLFRDYETLEKLFAELDESEIQEKKMMIKAAHPNLKRIGDFLRELLRRTTPIEDAEPPIHYAELLGPPAPVLSSPPTFSDPPSPLTLSDPPSPPTIPGEMNRLLGVKDRKKKEKRKKREQKRQERLQKKGINVNPPAPTASSPYGPYSQYGMGPGQQGWGPQGWGPQGWGQQGWGQQGWGQQGWEQQGWGQQGYPAAQMPQGPVPGMGLPTPARPPIGPGHTEFPHAPPGYQHPGSPMGPGSPTGPRPQGYPNPTGYPPPPQPPTY, from the exons ATGGACCAATTGTTCCGCGATTACGAGACCTTGGAAAAGCTCTTCGCTGAACTGGACGAGTCCGAAATTCaagagaagaagatgatgatcaAAGCGGCGCATCCAAACCTGAAGAGAATAGGAGACTTCCTCAGAGAACTATTGCGCCGAACGACGCCAATTGAGGACGCAGAGCCTCCTATTCATTATGCTGAATTGCTTGGTCCTCCTGCTCCTGTTCTTTCTTCCCCTCCTACTTTCTCtgatcctccttctcctcttactTTATCtgatcctccttctcctcctactatccct GGAGAAATGAATAGACTGCTAGGCGTGaaggacaggaagaagaaagagaagcgaAAGAAAAGGGAACAGAAACGGCAAGAACGCCTACAGAAAAAAGGCATCAACGTCAATCCGCCTGCACCAACCGCTTCTTCTCCCTACGGCCCTTACAGTCAATACGGAATGGGTCCAGGACAACAAGGCTGGGGACCACAAGGCTGGGGACCACAAGGCTGGGGACAACAAGGCTGGGGACAACAAGGCTGGGGACAACAAGGCTGGGAACAACAAGGCTGGGGACAGCAGGGATATCCAGCAGCCCAAATGCCTCAAGGACCTGTACCGGGCATGGGCCTACCAACGCCGGCTAGGCCCCCAATAGGACCTGGTCATACAGAATTCCCTCATGCTCCTCCCGGATATCAACATCCTGGTTCTCCAATGGGACCTGGATCGCCGACAGGACCCAGGCCTCAAGGGTACCCTAACCCTACAGGATACCCACCACCTCCACAACCCCCAACATATTAA